TACAAGCCCCAGTTCTACACCACGCTGTCGTACTTCCAGGACGGCTGGAAGGGCAGCCACGACTTCAAGATGGGCTACGACTGGAAGCGCGATCGCCGCAGCCTCTTCCGCGACCAGCCGTTCGACATCTTCTACCGCGACACCAACGGCGTGACGGCGCAGGTGGACCTGTACAACACACCGGTCACGGGCATCAACGACGTCGTTTACAACGCGGCGTATATCAACGACACGTGGAAGCTGAACGACCGCCTGACGTTGAACCTCGGCGTGCGCTTCGAGGCCTATACCGACGGCTGGCAGGATCAGGAATTCACGCCGAACGGTATCCCGGCACTGGCGGGCTTCACCGACCAGCGCTACCTCGACTTCATCGCACCGCGCACCGTCGAGGCCCGCACGGTGGCCAGCACGAAGACATTCGTTCCGCGCCTTGGACTCGCCTACAACCTGACCGGCGATAACCGCACGGTGCTAAAGGTGTTCGCGGGCCAGTCGCGCTGGAACTCGGCCGATACGCTGGCCGACCTGGAGAACCCGGTGGGTCGCGCGCAGCTGCGCTACGCCTTCCTGCCCTGCACGGCCACCCGCACGACGCAGTGCGACTTGAACGGCAACCGCCTGGTGGACAGCCCGGCCGAACTGGGTGCGTTCAACTCGACCCAGGGCGGCGGCGGCTTCGTGCGGATCGACCGCGACATCGAGCGGCCGACCAGCAACGAAGTGTCGGTCAATCTGGAGCGCGAAATCAGCAACTCGTTCTCGGGTCGCGCCTCGTATGTCTACAAGAACATGCGTAATGTGTGGGGCGAGATCGATGCGATCCGTACGCCGGCCTACACGATCCCTTACACACTGGTCGATCCGGGTCCGGATAACAACCTGGCCACCACGGCCGACAACCAGACGTTCCAGACGTTCGACCGTCCGGCAACGATTGGTACGGACCGTCTTTACACGAACAGCGACTTCCGCGATGCCGACTTCCAGACGGTCGAACTCGGCGTCAACCGCCGCTTCTCGGGCAAGTGGATGATGCTGTCGTCGGTCGGCTACACCTGGTCGACAATGCTGCACGACACCACCGGCTACGGCCGCCTCACCAGCGCGGCCGCCTACCGGCCGGCGCGCCGGTTGTTTGGCGACGAGAACGGCATGGAAACATCGACGACCTGGAACTACAAGGTCATCGGCCGCTACACCATGCCCTGGGACATTGGCTTCTCCGGATCGTGGAAGGTCCAGAGCGGCCAGCAGTACGGCCGCACGATCAGCGTGGCGTTCCCCGGTGACAGCACGCAGACCGTGCGCGTCGAGCCAATCGATGCGCACCGCTACCCCACCGTCGCGATCATGGATGTGCGCGCCGACAAGTCGTTCAGCATGGGACGCGCCGGCAAGATGACGTTCCAGTTCGACGTCTTCAACCTGACCAACTCAGGCGTACCCACCGACTTGCGCTTGACCTCGGTCAACTTCAACGAAGTGCTCACGATCCTCAGCCCACGCGTCATGCGCGTCGGCTTCCGCTACGACTTCTAAGGGCGGGTCGGGCAGGTAAGGAAGTTAGGGCGGGTGGGAAACCACTCGCCCTAATTTTTTGTACGCGCGAAGCTCGACGTCCCTAACGGTCCTTAACATTTCTTTACATTCGTAGTACAACCGCGGTGCGCCTGCTATGCGACGAGAGCGTGCCTCCCTGCTCGCCGTCGTGCTCGGCTTCGTGTTGGTCGCCAGCGCCTTCACGTGGCCATTGCCCATTCAACTGGGAACTCACCTGACCGGTGATCCCGGCGGCGATACCAGTGTGTACGTGTGGAACCAGTGGGTCTTCCACCATGAAGCGCTGAGGGGCAACAACCCGTTCGAGACCGGACAGATTCTTTCGCTCACCGAGCGGATTGACCTGTCCCAGCACAACTACACGGTCTTCCTCAACCTCCTCGCCCTGCCCTTGATCTCGCTGTTCGGCGTGATCGCGTCCTTCAATCTCGTCTACCTGCTGATGAGCGTGTTGACTTCGCTCATGACCTACGGGCTGGCGCGGGCAGCGTTTACGGTCACGCGGGCCGAGGCGTTCATCGCCGGCGTCGCGTTCGCCTGGTCGCCGGTGCTGGTCGCGCGCAGCACCGGTCACTTCAGCCTGGCGGCCGCAGCCCCGCTCCCCGCCTTCATCTGGGCCCTCATGCACGCCGAGAAACACCGCACGGCCGGCAGTGCCGCGCTGGTCGGGTTGTGCATGGCGTGGGCGGCGCTGTGCGACGCCTACTACGGCGTGTACTGCGTGATGATCACCATCCTGTACGTGATCACGATCACAGTGCGGTTCACGCGCGCCCCGGCGCCGCCGGCCCGGCGGCCCTGGGTGTGGCTGCTCGACGTGCTGATCGTCTGCATCGGCGGACTCGTTACCGGTTTGGCGCTCGGCCGCGGCGGCGAATTCGAGGTGTTGGGCGTCGGCATCCGCATGCGGAGCCTCTACACGCCGGTGCTGGTGCTGACCGTGCTGGTCATGGTGCGGCTCGCGGTGTGGTGGCGGCCGAGGCTGACGCGCGTTCCCGATTTCGGCCCGCTGCCAATCAAGGCGGCGATCGTCGGCGTGCTGGCATGCATCGGCCCGCTGGCGCCGGTTCTGTATGGCACCGTCGAAGGGATGATCGACGGTCGCTTTGTCAGGCCCGAGATTTTCTGGCGCAGCAGTCCCGGTGGTGTGGATCTGCTGTCGTTCGTGACCCCGAACCCCAATCATCCGGTCATGCGGATGCTGTTCGGCGACCAGCAGGCAACCGCGCCGACCCAGTTTGTCGAGTACACCGCGGCCCTAAGCTGGGTGGCCCTGATCGTGGTCGCGGCGGCCGTTTGGCTGGCCAAATTCCGTCCCAGGATCGGGTGGTGGTGGATCACCATCGGCTTCGCCCTGTTGGCACTCGGGCCGTTCATCTACCTGGCGGGCACCAACACGCACGTGCCTGGACCATGGGCGTTGTTCCGCTACATCACGCCCATGAGCCTGGCGCGCACACCCACCCGCTTTGCCATTGTCGCGGCACTGGGTCTGGCGGTCCTGCTGGCAGGGGCGCTTGCGGCATTTGGCGAGCGCTGGCCGCAGCGACGCCGCGCGATCACGGCGCTCGTGGCGCTGCTGCTGGCCATGGAGCTCTGGCCGGCGCCACGCACGCTGTACTCGGCGGCCATCTCGCCCGTCTACGACACCATCGCCGCCGACCCGCGCAACATCCGCGTGTTGAGCCTGCCGTTCGGGGTGCGCGACGGCGTCTCGTCGATCGGCAACTTCCGGCCACGCTCGCAGTTCAACCAGACCCGTCACGAGAAACG
This genomic interval from Acidobacteriota bacterium contains the following:
- a CDS encoding DUF2079 domain-containing protein, with the protein product MRRERASLLAVVLGFVLVASAFTWPLPIQLGTHLTGDPGGDTSVYVWNQWVFHHEALRGNNPFETGQILSLTERIDLSQHNYTVFLNLLALPLISLFGVIASFNLVYLLMSVLTSLMTYGLARAAFTVTRAEAFIAGVAFAWSPVLVARSTGHFSLAAAAPLPAFIWALMHAEKHRTAGSAALVGLCMAWAALCDAYYGVYCVMITILYVITITVRFTRAPAPPARRPWVWLLDVLIVCIGGLVTGLALGRGGEFEVLGVGIRMRSLYTPVLVLTVLVMVRLAVWWRPRLTRVPDFGPLPIKAAIVGVLACIGPLAPVLYGTVEGMIDGRFVRPEIFWRSSPGGVDLLSFVTPNPNHPVMRMLFGDQQATAPTQFVEYTAALSWVALIVVAAAVWLAKFRPRIGWWWITIGFALLALGPFIYLAGTNTHVPGPWALFRYITPMSLARTPTRFAIVAALGLAVLLAGALAAFGERWPQRRRAITALVALLLAMELWPAPRTLYSAAISPVYDTIAADPRNIRVLSLPFGVRDGVSSIGNFRPRSQFNQTRHEKRIIGGYLSRISEQRAERMRIERPTLAILMKMSEPQPLSAEDISTLTARGARFVDGTDLGYVVIDSRFVPEESAQAVINAWRLEEVQRDQHLTLYKPAAP
- a CDS encoding TonB-dependent receptor; amino-acid sequence: YKPQFYTTLSYFQDGWKGSHDFKMGYDWKRDRRSLFRDQPFDIFYRDTNGVTAQVDLYNTPVTGINDVVYNAAYINDTWKLNDRLTLNLGVRFEAYTDGWQDQEFTPNGIPALAGFTDQRYLDFIAPRTVEARTVASTKTFVPRLGLAYNLTGDNRTVLKVFAGQSRWNSADTLADLENPVGRAQLRYAFLPCTATRTTQCDLNGNRLVDSPAELGAFNSTQGGGGFVRIDRDIERPTSNEVSVNLEREISNSFSGRASYVYKNMRNVWGEIDAIRTPAYTIPYTLVDPGPDNNLATTADNQTFQTFDRPATIGTDRLYTNSDFRDADFQTVELGVNRRFSGKWMMLSSVGYTWSTMLHDTTGYGRLTSAAAYRPARRLFGDENGMETSTTWNYKVIGRYTMPWDIGFSGSWKVQSGQQYGRTISVAFPGDSTQTVRVEPIDAHRYPTVAIMDVRADKSFSMGRAGKMTFQFDVFNLTNSGVPTDLRLTSVNFNEVLTILSPRVMRVGFRYDF